The Bacillus sp. NEB1478 genome contains the following window.
CTAGAACTCTTCGTGCTTGCTGTGCATTCACAAGGTCCATATTTATCTTTCGAGGCCGTTTAAACGAGTCTTTAATTGCCGTTTTAGTAATCTCATTGAATACTACCCGGCATTCCGATGTTACATCCATTTCTAAGCTATGTGCCAGGTGCCATGCAATAGCTTCTCCCTCACGATCCGGGTCAGCTGCGAGAAATATTTGTTTCGCTTTTTTAGCTGCTGTCTTTAAGTCCTTTAATACAGGACCTTTCCCTCGGATGGTAATATATTTAGGATCATAATTATTCTCAACGTCGATACCTGTTTGGCTTCTTGGCAAATCTCGCACATGCCCCATTGATGCTTTTACGTCATATTTGCTCCCTAAATATTTCTTTATTGTCTTTGCTTTTGCGGGAGACTCAACAATGACTAAGTATTTTTCCATTTACAGTTTATCCCCCTTTAAGGGTTTAGTGAAATCTTCCCTATTATTAAATAATGTATCTGGTTTTGTCAAACTGTTTCCTTTTTTCATATCGAAATGAATCATTGCCATTCATACAAAATATCCTCTGCACACATTACAAGTTTTGCCCCATTTTGAATTAAATAATTAGTACCTGCTGAACATTCTTGAAGGATAGATCCAGGAATAGCAAATACATCTCTGCCCTGTTCTAAAGCCTGATCAGCAGTTATTAGTGACCCGCTTTTAGTTCTTGCCTCAGCGACTAAAGTAGCTTTTGACAATCCGCTTATTATTCTGTTTCGCAAAGGAAAATGCCATCGTTTCGGCTGGGTTTTGGGTGGAAATTCCGAAAGTAAAATTCCTTTGTTGCTGATTTGCTCAGCAAGTTTATGATTCTCTTTCGGATAAATGCATTCTAAACCTGAGCCGAGAACAGCTGCAGTTAATGAATCATTTTTTATACAAAGTTCATGTGCAAAAGTATCAATCCCTTTTGCTAGACCGCTGACCATAACCCAAGATTCTTGTATAAGAGGCAAAATCACTTTCTTTAATGCATCTCTTCCCTGATAACTTGGGGTTCTAGTACCTACTACACTTAAAATATTTTTCTTTTTCAGTAATCGGATATCCCCTTTGCAATAGAGTACCCAGGGTGGATCGAAAATAGACCTGAGGCTTACAGGATAATCATCATCTAAAAAGGTGACAGCCGATATTGAATACTTCTTTAATTCTTTCATTATGTAATTGATAGACTGATGATTCATATGGCGATACAAACGCTTTGCAATCTGCTCTGATAGGCCTAAATCCAGCATTATTTCATTTACACTCATCGAAAAAACACGCTTCAAATCTTTATCAGACATTAAGATTTTATTTATGTGCTGCCAGCTTAAGCCTTCACAATGATGGAGAAAAATTAAACGTTCTTTATCCAACTCTTTTCCCTCCTCATGAATCATACAAAACTACTATCTAATAAAGGTAAAAAAAGCTCCCGGATCTGGGAGCTTTTTCACGATGTGATGTCTATATGGCTTATGCTTTTGCTTTGTTTGTTACACAGCGATCATACAAATTGTTTTCTTTTAGTGCTTCTACTAAAGTTTCTCCCATAACTGAAGGTGTAGCTGCTACTTTAATTCCGCACTCTTTCATCGTTTTGATTTTCTCATCAGCAGTACCTTTACCACCTGAGATAATCGCACCAGCATGTCCCATACGTTTTCCAGGAGGTGCTGTTTGTCCGCCGATAAACCCAACAACTGGTTTAGTCATGTTTGCTTTTACCCATTCAGCAGCTTCTTCTTCCGCTGTTCCGCCGATTTCACCGATCATGATTACAGCGTAAGTGTCTTCGTCTTCGTTGAAGGCTTTAAGAACGTCGATAAAGTCCGTTCCGTTAACTGGGTCACCACCAATACCAACAGCAGTAGACTGACCAATGCCGCGCTCTGTTAATTGATGTACAGCTTCATATGTTAATGTCCCAGAACGGGAAACAACGCCAACATGGCCTTTTGTATGAATATAACCAGGCATAATACCGATTTTACACTCTTCAGGTGTAATAACGCCTGGGCAGTTTGGTCCAACTAGGCGCGTTTTTTTACCTTCCATATAACGCTTAACTTTTACCATATCCATTACAGGAATTCCTTCTGTAATACAGATAGCAAGGTCAAGTTCAGCATCTACAGCTTCAATGATCGCTTCTGCAGCGAAAGCTGGCGGTACATAGATAACAGAAGCGTTTGCTCCCGTTTCATTAACCGCGTCAACAACTGTATTGAAAACAGGAAGACCTTCAACTTCGGTGCCGCCTTTTCCAGGTGTTACTCCGCCAACGATTTTTGTTCCGTATTCAACCATTTGTTTCGTGTGGAAAAGACCAACGGAACCTGTAATACCTTGAACGATGACTTTTGTGTCTTTATTTATAAAAATACTCATGCTTCCAATCCATCCTTCCTACAATGTTTTCTCTATTACTTCACTAACGCGACGATTTTCTCTGCACCGTCAGCCATAGAATCTGCCGCTGTAATATTAAGTCCGGATTCTTTAAGGATCTTCTTACCAAGATCAACGTTTGTACCTTCTAGACGAACAACTAAAGGCAGTTCAAGTCCAACCTGTTTTGTAGCTTCAACAACACCATTTGCAATGATGTCACATTTCATGATTCCACCAAAGATGTTTACGAAAATCCCTTTAACATTTTTGTCAGAAAGAATGATTTTGAATGCTTCAGTTACCTTTTCAGTTGTAGCACCGCCCCCAACATCAAGGAAGTTCGCGGGATCTCCGCCGTAATGTTTAATGATGTCCATTGTTGCCATAGCAAGGCCAGCACCATTAACCATACAGCCGATATTTCCATCAAGTGAAATATAGCTTAGGTCGTATTTAGAAGCTTCAATTTCTTTTGCATCTTCTTCTTCCAAATCGCGGTATTCAACGATATCTTTGTGGCGATAAAGAGCATTGGAATCAAAGTTCATCTTAGCATCAAGTGCCATTACATTACCGTCACCTGTGACAACAAGCGGGTTGATTTCTGCGATTGAGCAATCTTTGTCAACGAACGCAGAATATAATCCCATCATGAACTTAACAGCTTTACCTACAAGTTCAGTCGGAATTTTAATGTTATAAGCAAGACGTCTTGCTTGGAATGCTTGAAGTCCGATAGCAGGGTCAATTACTTCTTTAAAGATCTTCTCAGGAGTTTCCTCTGCAACTTCTTCAATTTCAGTACCGCCTTCTTCAGATCCCATCATTACAACGCTGGAAGTGGCGCGGTCTAATACTAAACCGATGTAATATTCCTTTTTAATATCGCAGCCTTCTTCGATAAGTAAGCGCTTTACTTCTTTACCTTCTGGGCCTGTTTGATGTGTTACTAACACTTTTCCTAAAATTTCATTTGCGTATGTTCGCACTTCATCCAGATTCTTGGCTACTTTTACGCCGCCGGCTTTACCGCGGCCGCCAGCATGAATCTGTGCCTTCACTACTGATACAGCGCTCCCCAATTCTTTAGCAGCTTCTACAGCTTCTTCGACAGTAAATGCTACTTTTCCGTTAGGAACAGCCACACCATATTTTCTAAGTATCTCTTTACCTTGGTATTCGTGGATATTCATTTACTCTCCATCCTCCTATCATGGTGAAAACTTAAAGTACCGTTATCCATTGTATCGGACGAAGCGTCTTATGTCTACTATTCTTCAGAAAATTGCAAGCGTATACAGTGATCACAGCTATATAAAAAAACCAAAATCACATTGCAGTGATTTTGGTTTACTTGCTTTTCTTCTTAGAAAATAAGGAAATCCAAATTTTCTTTCATTTGTTTTTGTCGTTTTTGTGTTTTTTAATTAGTTTAGGCGTTATCGCTTCTCTTTCAACTGCTGAGCGATATAAACCAAATTCTTCAGCCATTTCTTCCTTAAATGTGTTGACGAGTTGTTCGGATTGCTTTACAACTAATTTGTTTCTAGGCATACTAAACACTCCTTTTACGTTAGCAATGCCCAAAACATACGACAATTATGTTTTCTTCCCTGCTTCTTTATCAAGTTGATATATAAATGCAAAAAGTTCTGCCACTACTTCATATAATTCTTCAGGTATACTTTCTCCAATTTCTAGCTTCGAAAGTAAATGTACAAGTGATGGATCTTCCTGGATCGGAATATCATGACTGGATGCTGTGTCTACTATCTTTTCTGCAATCTCACCTCTGCCTTTTGCAATAACTACAGGTGCCCTTGCTTCCTTCCCATTGTATGTAAGTGCAATCGCTTCTTTTTGATTGTTATTCATACTCGTAAATCCATCCCTTTATACGATAGTACGGGTTCTACTGGTTTTATTTCTTGAATTGATTTCTCAACAAAGCTTATTGACGAGAGAGTATACTTCATTTTATTCAAACTTGTTTTTAACATAGGCAATAAATTACCAGACATTTTTTCTAAAGAAGGGTAATTTGAATATACTTTTATAGATAAGATTTTATTTTGAATGTGTACATCAACAGCCACTTCTTTATGTGCTCCATTTCAAGCCAAAACAGCATTCTGCAATGTTCTGGATCTAACGATTCTCCATTTGCCTGTTTGCCTTCCCAGCGAATTATCATTTCTTTAGGCTGAATCTCTGTTTGAAATGGAATTTGTAAAATAAATTGCTGCATGCCATCATTAGAAGGTAAATTCTGAATTTGCTGATTCGTAATCCTGCTTATTGCATGATCTATACTTTGCTTAACTGAATCCGTAAGTTTAAGCTGTTCTGCATTTTGATGCAAGAACAAAAGCTGGGATTTTAATGTTTCTGTATGTTTTAATTGTTCAGGATTTAAAAACAACGTTCTTTCATGAAGCAAACCTGAATTTTTCAGCCATTTTTCAGCAGCTTGCAAAAACATTTCTGAAGCAGGGTGCCGGCCAGATTTTTCTTGGACAGCCGATTGAACCACAAGCTCTGAAGCAGAGACTTGTGGTTGAACATGCGTCAAATTTCTTACTGACTTTACAGACATAACATCAGCATCTTCAATTCCATTTCCCAAAGATTTATTAGACATGTTCTGTACTGTATTCATAATTTCTTGAGTTTTATTGCTTGCAGCACTCTTATCGTTAAGTTTGTCAGCATTTCTTTGCAAGCCAAATAGACTTTCCAGGAGATTTATCGTTTTCTCTACATGCACGCTTTTATGCGCTACAGCAAGTAATGAATCGAACAATGGTTTCATATCCATCTTTTCATTGTGCTGATTAATAGACGATATAATAGTCTTTATATTTGAAGGTGATGCTTGTAATTGCAGTCTAAGCATTTGTTGAATAACCAGTTTCTTCTCATTAAATGGCAATCCTGCAGTTTGCTGTAAAATATCTGCAATTAGCTTTATATTTTCTTTTGTTAAAGGTAATTTTTCTGCTATCGCATAGTCTACTGCCTTTATTTCGTTTTTTTGAACAGGCATTTTGAGCTTTTGCAGGATTTGTTCAGGGGCGGATCGGACAGGATCTGCATCTACTTTTTTTAAAATGATTGTTTGATTATCTGAATGGTACATGACCTCAAACAAATAACGTTCTCCCTTACTTAAAGGTGCGTCAAGCTTTGCGTGGATGGTAAGTCCCTCATATAAAATTTTGGCTGACTGATCAGGAAAGATCTCCAAAATTTTCGCCATTAACAACTGATTAGGTTTCAGTGATAGTATGGCTTCCTGTATTTTTGATGCGGGCAATTGCTGATTTACAGAATTTACTTGCAGCACTTTATTCACTCCCGGTGATTTGAATAAATTCTCCAACTGGGTTAAATGATTTACGATGAACGTCTGTAGCACCAAATTCCCTTAAGGCATCAATATGTTCTTTAGTACCATATCCCATGTTTGTCTTAAAGCCATACTGCGGATATACTTCGTCTAGATCTTTCATGTAGCTATCTCTTGTTACTTTTGCAACGATGGATGCTGCAGCAATGGAAATGCTTTTTTCATCCCCTTTAATAATTTTCATTTGATCGATATTCAAAGGAACTTCCATCGCATCGATCAATAATTGATCAGGCTCAACTTCTAATTTACAAACCGCTTCTGTCATGGCGAGTTTAGATGCTTGATAAATATTGATTTCATCGATTTGGATTGGTTCAATTAAACAAATACTGTAACTTATAGCATTAGCTATAATCGATTCAAATAATGTTTTTCGTTTTTTTTCGGACAGTTTTTTTGAATCATTTATTCCTTCTAAAGTAAATCCTTCTGGCAATATTACTGCAGCAGCAACTACCGGTCCCGCCAACGGCCCCCTGCCCACTTCATCTACCCCTGCAATTCGTTTCTTTCCATTTTTATAACATTGCTTTTCAAAGCAACTAATCTTTTCTAGTCTTTCTTGCTCTTCTTCATATAAATGGATTCGCTTTTTATATACTTCAACCAATCTTTTTACACCTTGCCGCTCATCTGTCGAGAGTTGTTTGAGCAAATGTGGCAAGTCCTTAATTGAACACGACTTTAACGCTGAATCCCACTCTTTAATTGAAAGCTTCATTTTCCCCACGCTCTTTATATGTATTTTATATATCGTACAAATAAGAAAAGTATTAAGATAGACTTCAAATTCTAATTTGTATTTTATCGAATAACTACTTTCACAATTACAGCTACATTAAGTATAGGCTATTTTCTAACAGGGCTATCGTATAAAGAAAAAAGACACTTAAAAATCAAGCGCCTTTTCCTTCAAATTATGGTGTTTCATATGATAATCGGCCAAGCTTTTCTGCTCTTAAATCGCGAAGTACGATTTCGGCTGTCTTTTCAAGGTCGACTTCTCCACCGCTCATAATACATCCTCTTTTTTTGCCGATTTCTTCAAAAAGTTTAAGCGGATCATCAGGCAAATTAGAAAGTTTATAACGGTCAATTATACGTTCTTGATAGTGATCATTTAAATATTTCACAGCAAACAATACGACCTCTGTAAAATCAAATAACGTTTCTTTTATAGCTCCAGTTACAGCAAGTTTCAAACCAATAGATTCATCCTCGAATTTCGGCCACAATATTCCTGGGGTGTCCAATAACTCTAAGGTTTTCCCTGCTTTTATCCATTGCTGCTTTTTTGTTACACCTGGCTTATCCCCCGTAACAGCTATGTTTTTACCTGCCATTCTGTTTATGATTGTAGATTTTCCTACGTTGGGTATACCTACAATCAATGCCCGAACTGCCCGTGTTTTAACTATTCCCTTTGCTCTCATCTTATCAAATTTTTCTTTAACAAGTTCATGAGCAACCGGCTCAATCTTCTTAATGCCTTTTCCGTCTTGTGAGTTAATAGCTAATGACGGTATTCCTTTTTCTGAAAAATAAGACTGCCAAAGTGATGTAACTTTAGGGTCAGCTAAGTCAGCCTTATTTAGCAATACTATACGGGGTTTTCCTGCCAATATTTCATCAATCATCGGATTGCGTGAAGCCAACGGAATTCTTGCATCCACTAGTTCAAATACAACGTCGATCATTTTCAGTTTTTCAGTTATTTCTCTGCGGGCTTTTGCCATATGGCCCGGAAACCATTGAATGGTCATTTATTTCACCCTACTTTACAAATCCAATATCTGATAATGGCCAAAAACGGAACGAAGCTTTACCTAATAGTAAATCTTTATCGATCGTGCCAATGTTTCTGCTGTCACTCGAATTACGGCGATTATCTCCTAAAACAAACAATTGCCCCTTCGGAACTTTCTGTTTGCCTGTTAATTCATATAATGTAAAATCATAAGTCAGGTTGCCGTCTTTTGTTTTTGCTTTATACGGTTTTAAGTATTCTTCTTTCACTTCTTTACCATTCACATAAAGCTTATCGTCTTTATACTCGATCTCATCGCCTGGTAAACCAATCACACGTTTTATGTAATCTTTTTCTTCTGTAGCATGGAAAACAACAATATCAAATCTTTTTGGTTCACCAATCATATATCCGATCTTACTGACAATAAGACGATCTCCATCGTGCAGAGTAGGCATCATAGATTGTCCATCTACGACTACTGGTGCGAACAGGAAAAACCTGATAATCCCTGCTAATAATAATGCTGCTGCTAATGCTTTGACCCATTCCAATGTTTCATTTTTTTTACGTACCATATTAAATCCTCACCATCTTTAGAAATTACCTACTTATAATATGGAAAAAGGAGCTTGAATAGTCAAGCTCCTTTCGAGAATTATTAGCGAATTTCTTTGATACGAGCTGCTTTACCACGAAGTGCACGAAGATAGTATAGCTTCGCACGGCGAACTTTACCGCGGCGTACAACTTCAAGGTTCGCAATCTTTGGTGAATGTACTGGGAACGCACGCTCCACACCAACACCGTAAGAAATTTTACGAACAGTAAACGTTTCAGAAATCCCAGATCCACGCTTTTTAATAACAACGCCTTCAAAAAGCTGGATACGCTCACGAGTACCCTCGATTACTTTCACGTGTACACGAACAGTGTCACCTGAACGGAATTTAGGTAAATCTGTTTTTAATTGATCTTTTGCTAAATCTGCAATAAGCTGTTGCATAGTTTATTGCCTCCCTTCCCAAAGATGTTCTTGCACTTTATACGAGGCAGCGGAACACCGGATTAAACGGGCATAAGCCACAAATAATATAATACCACATTAAACAATTGCCTATCAAGTTGTTTTCGTATTATTTTGCTTTATTTCTTCTAGCCACTTTTCTTCTAATACAGAAAGATTCATCTTTTCTAATAAATCAGGTCTTCTAACATACGTTCTTCTTAATGATTCTTTCTTTCTCCACTCTTCAATATGTTTATGATTCCCTGACATGAGTACTTCCGGAACCTTCATTCCTCTGAATTCAGCAGGTCTTGTGTAATGGGGGTGTTCTAACAGACCAGTAGTAAATGAATCTTGCAGATGGGATTCTTCCTTTCCTAAGACACCAGGAAGTAGTCTAGTTACAGCATCGATGACAACCATTGCTCCAAGTTCCCCGCCTGTTAAAATATAATCACCAATCGATATCTCATCTGTCACTAGGAATTCCCGAACACGCTCGTCGTATCCCTCATAATGGCCGCAAAGAAAGATTAAATGATCTTCTTTAGAAAATTCTTCAGCTTTTTGCTGATTGAATCGTTCCCCTTGAGGACAAAGGAGTACAATCCTAGGCTTTGACGAATTACCTGCCTTCAAAGATTCTACAGCATCAAACAGCGGTTGAGGCGTCAATACCATCCCTGCTCCGCCGCCATATGGGTAGTCATCTACATTGCGATGCTTATTCGTGGAAAATTCTCTGAAATCCAAAACTCGAAATTCTACAGCTTGCTTTTCTTGTGCTTTCTTCAGAATAGATTGGCCAAATACACCAGAAAACATATCAGGAAACAAACTTAAGACATCGATCTTCATTAAAATAAACCTTCTAGAGGCTCAATGATTATTTTTTTATTTTCAATATCAACAGTTTTTACTACAGGTGGGATGTAAGGGATCAGAATATCAGAACCAAATCCTTTCCGTTTAACGATCCATACATCATTAGCTCCAGGTGATAAAATTTCTTTCACTTTGCCAAGTTCTTCACCTTCTGCTGTAAAAACTGAACAGCCTATAATGTCACGATAAAAGAATTCACCTTCATCTAGTGAAACCGCTTGGTCTTTTGACGCTTTTAAAAGGAGACCTTTAAATGGTTCTACTTGATTAATGTTCTTAAATTCTTCAAATGTTAAAAGGTCAAATTGTTTATGTTTACGATGAGCTTCAATCGTTACAGGAGTGAGATCACCTGTTTCCTTTTCGATATATAATGTGTTTCCAATTTTATACCGTTCTTCTGGAAAATCCGTTCTCGAGATAACACGCACTTCTCCTCTAATTCCATGTGTATTTACAATTTTCCCAACATTAAGCCATTTGTCCATATCTATACCTGCCCTTATATGTAATCACTCGAAAAAAAATCTCATAAACTAAATTTTAGCATAATCCAGTGTATGTATACTTTATAAATAAGAAAAAAAGGAAGAGGTTTCCCCCATCCTTTTTTATACGATTTCGATTGAAATCCTTTTATTTTGGTTCGTACCTGCGGCGTTAACAACAGTACGAATCGCTTTAGCCACTCTTCCTTGCTTACCGATCACTTTCCCCATATCGGTTTGATGAACACTTAACTGATAAACAAGGCGATGACCTTCTTTTACTTCATTGACGCTGACTTCCTCTGGATGATCAACTAGAGCCTTAACAATCGCTTCGATTAACTCTGTCATCACAGTACCCCTCAGTCACAATTATTTTTGGTTTTTAGCGTTGTGGAATTTCTCCATAAGACCAGCTTTTGAGAATAGGTTACGAACCGTGTCAGATGGTTTTGCACCATTTGTCATCCACTCAAGAGCTTTTTCTTCATTGATCTTAACTTCAGCTGGGTTAGCAACTGGGTTGTA
Protein-coding sequences here:
- the dprA gene encoding DNA-processing protein DprA, with translation MDKERLIFLHHCEGLSWQHINKILMSDKDLKRVFSMSVNEIMLDLGLSEQIAKRLYRHMNHQSINYIMKELKKYSISAVTFLDDDYPVSLRSIFDPPWVLYCKGDIRLLKKKNILSVVGTRTPSYQGRDALKKVILPLIQESWVMVSGLAKGIDTFAHELCIKNDSLTAAVLGSGLECIYPKENHKLAEQISNKGILLSEFPPKTQPKRWHFPLRNRIISGLSKATLVAEARTKSGSLITADQALEQGRDVFAIPGSILQECSAGTNYLIQNGAKLVMCAEDILYEWQ
- the sucD gene encoding succinate--CoA ligase subunit alpha, with amino-acid sequence MSIFINKDTKVIVQGITGSVGLFHTKQMVEYGTKIVGGVTPGKGGTEVEGLPVFNTVVDAVNETGANASVIYVPPAFAAEAIIEAVDAELDLAICITEGIPVMDMVKVKRYMEGKKTRLVGPNCPGVITPEECKIGIMPGYIHTKGHVGVVSRSGTLTYEAVHQLTERGIGQSTAVGIGGDPVNGTDFIDVLKAFNEDEDTYAVIMIGEIGGTAEEEAAEWVKANMTKPVVGFIGGQTAPPGKRMGHAGAIISGGKGTADEKIKTMKECGIKVAATPSVMGETLVEALKENNLYDRCVTNKAKA
- the sucC gene encoding ADP-forming succinate--CoA ligase subunit beta translates to MNIHEYQGKEILRKYGVAVPNGKVAFTVEEAVEAAKELGSAVSVVKAQIHAGGRGKAGGVKVAKNLDEVRTYANEILGKVLVTHQTGPEGKEVKRLLIEEGCDIKKEYYIGLVLDRATSSVVMMGSEEGGTEIEEVAEETPEKIFKEVIDPAIGLQAFQARRLAYNIKIPTELVGKAVKFMMGLYSAFVDKDCSIAEINPLVVTGDGNVMALDAKMNFDSNALYRHKDIVEYRDLEEEDAKEIEASKYDLSYISLDGNIGCMVNGAGLAMATMDIIKHYGGDPANFLDVGGGATTEKVTEAFKIILSDKNVKGIFVNIFGGIMKCDIIANGVVEATKQVGLELPLVVRLEGTNVDLGKKILKESGLNITAADSMADGAEKIVALVK
- a CDS encoding EscU/YscU/HrcU family type III secretion system export apparatus switch protein; translated protein: MNNNQKEAIALTYNGKEARAPVVIAKGRGEIAEKIVDTASSHDIPIQEDPSLVHLLSKLEIGESIPEELYEVVAELFAFIYQLDKEAGKKT
- a CDS encoding ribonuclease HII; protein product: MKLSIKEWDSALKSCSIKDLPHLLKQLSTDERQGVKRLVEVYKKRIHLYEEEQERLEKISCFEKQCYKNGKKRIAGVDEVGRGPLAGPVVAAAVILPEGFTLEGINDSKKLSEKKRKTLFESIIANAISYSICLIEPIQIDEINIYQASKLAMTEAVCKLEVEPDQLLIDAMEVPLNIDQMKIIKGDEKSISIAAASIVAKVTRDSYMKDLDEVYPQYGFKTNMGYGTKEHIDALREFGATDVHRKSFNPVGEFIQITGSE
- the ylqF gene encoding ribosome biogenesis GTPase YlqF; its protein translation is MTIQWFPGHMAKARREITEKLKMIDVVFELVDARIPLASRNPMIDEILAGKPRIVLLNKADLADPKVTSLWQSYFSEKGIPSLAINSQDGKGIKKIEPVAHELVKEKFDKMRAKGIVKTRAVRALIVGIPNVGKSTIINRMAGKNIAVTGDKPGVTKKQQWIKAGKTLELLDTPGILWPKFEDESIGLKLAVTGAIKETLFDFTEVVLFAVKYLNDHYQERIIDRYKLSNLPDDPLKLFEEIGKKRGCIMSGGEVDLEKTAEIVLRDLRAEKLGRLSYETP
- the lepB gene encoding signal peptidase I; this translates as MVRKKNETLEWVKALAAALLLAGIIRFFLFAPVVVDGQSMMPTLHDGDRLIVSKIGYMIGEPKRFDIVVFHATEEKDYIKRVIGLPGDEIEYKDDKLYVNGKEVKEEYLKPYKAKTKDGNLTYDFTLYELTGKQKVPKGQLFVLGDNRRNSSDSRNIGTIDKDLLLGKASFRFWPLSDIGFVK
- the rplS gene encoding 50S ribosomal protein L19; translation: MQQLIADLAKDQLKTDLPKFRSGDTVRVHVKVIEGTRERIQLFEGVVIKKRGSGISETFTVRKISYGVGVERAFPVHSPKIANLEVVRRGKVRRAKLYYLRALRGKAARIKEIR
- the trmD gene encoding tRNA (guanosine(37)-N1)-methyltransferase TrmD, which translates into the protein MKIDVLSLFPDMFSGVFGQSILKKAQEKQAVEFRVLDFREFSTNKHRNVDDYPYGGGAGMVLTPQPLFDAVESLKAGNSSKPRIVLLCPQGERFNQQKAEEFSKEDHLIFLCGHYEGYDERVREFLVTDEISIGDYILTGGELGAMVVIDAVTRLLPGVLGKEESHLQDSFTTGLLEHPHYTRPAEFRGMKVPEVLMSGNHKHIEEWRKKESLRRTYVRRPDLLEKMNLSVLEEKWLEEIKQNNTKTT
- the rimM gene encoding ribosome maturation factor RimM (Essential for efficient processing of 16S rRNA): MDKWLNVGKIVNTHGIRGEVRVISRTDFPEERYKIGNTLYIEKETGDLTPVTIEAHRKHKQFDLLTFEEFKNINQVEPFKGLLLKASKDQAVSLDEGEFFYRDIIGCSVFTAEGEELGKVKEILSPGANDVWIVKRKGFGSDILIPYIPPVVKTVDIENKKIIIEPLEGLF
- a CDS encoding KH domain-containing protein, which translates into the protein MTELIEAIVKALVDHPEEVSVNEVKEGHRLVYQLSVHQTDMGKVIGKQGRVAKAIRTVVNAAGTNQNKRISIEIV
- the rpsP gene encoding 30S ribosomal protein S16 gives rise to the protein MAVKIRLKRMGAKKAPFYRVVVADSRSPRDGRFIEEIGTYNPVANPAEVKINEEKALEWMTNGAKPSDTVRNLFSKAGLMEKFHNAKNQK